The Silene latifolia isolate original U9 population chromosome Y, ASM4854445v1, whole genome shotgun sequence sequence CCTCCCTGCCACAACCGCCACAACCAACTCACGCCACCATGGGTCAGCACCACGACTTGTGAACTGCCAGACGACACCATCAAGAGAATCGTCTGATGCCACCACCATCAATAGGCGCGCCCGTATTCACGCCGGCGAATACCTACCACCAGAGCCGCAATACAACAACCACCTTGGTGGTCGCATGCCCTCCACAGGCGACCATCTTGCCTACAGCCGCAGCACATTCATACAACGCAAGACTCGGTTTCAATTGACAATTATTTCTACAAACCCTAATTACACAAAAAACACAAAAGATGAGGGTTAGAAATAGAAAGAGAAAGTtagagaaaatcagaaaaaacacaaaaaagtgAGGAAAATAGAATACCTAGGGATCTAAAAGCTGTAATAATGACGGCCGCCGCCAGAAACACCCGATCTTCTTCGTCTTCTACGGAAATTACACAGAAAAATCTTCAAAAAAATGGCAATAAATTTGATTTCTTGTCTCGTTCTAACCTGGAAGAATTTCCAGCTCTAACCAGGAGTAAGCAGGGTCCATCCACTACTGATAATCGAAAGGAAAAAAGGTATTCATGAAGTGGTGGGTGTTCCGGCGCTAAATTTGGAAACTTTAGTCGAGGATGAGCCCCTCCCTGATGACAATATTCCAGCTGTGCCTGTTACTGAAGAAGCTGTTGTGGAGGCTCCAGCTGCGGCTCTTCTGCATGCAATTCACTGCTGATGAGGTTAAGGTGGAGATGGATTATTGGAAGAACTCCGTCTATTGTTTTATTTTAGGAGTGAATTCTCCATGGGAAATAGTTGAAGGTTTTATTAGACGACTTTGGGTTAACCATCAGGTAGATAAACTCTCATTTCTTCCTAATGGTGTATTCTTAGTTCGTTTTAAAAGCAGAGCTGCTAGAGATGTTGTGTTAAAACAGGGGCACTTCCTTTTTGATAACAAGCCTCTTATAGTTAAGCCCTGGTCTCCTGAAGTTGAGTTAATTAAGCATGATGTCAAATCTGTTCCTGTGTGGCTAAGATTACACAAACTACCATTGAAATTCTGGGGTAAAGGGATTGGTAAGATTTCAGGGTTGATTGGTGAGTTTATTAAGTGTGATGTAGCCACAGAGGACAAAATTCGACTAGGGTTTGCAAGAGTTATGATTGAAATACAGATAGGTTCTCCCCTCCCTGATAAGGTCAAGTTCCTTGATGAACAAGGTAACCTGATTATTATAGATGTGGAATTTGAATGGAAGTCGTTGGTGTGTGTTGTCTGTAAAGGCTTAGGCCATGGTACTGCAGATTATAGGAAGGCTAAGAAGCAAGCACCAGTGGCTCCTGCTAAGGGTAAGACAGGGGCTAAAATTTGGAGGCCTAAACAAGCTGCTAAAACTGTAGTTCCGGGGGAAGCTAGTAGTTCTACTATCTCTGTTGAGCCTGTTACTTCTAAGCAGCCAGTTGAGATTCAGTTGGAAACACATGTTGTCTGGAGCAAGGCTGGCACATATAGTTCTGGTCCTGCTCCAATCAGGCCTATTATTTGATTGAGCAGACAAGAATTGACTGATGGAGGCGATACAATTCATAGGTTTGGCCAACATACCTTTTGGAGTCTCTGAATGGTTCTACGACACCCAAGGTAGGAATTGGGGTAAGTGGTAGTGTTCCTCACCAGGTGGTGGGGAATGTATAACTTTGGGTTTTGGAACGTTAGGGGCCTTAATAATCCTACAAAACAAAGACATGTTAAATGGTTTATGCATATGAATAATGTGGGTTTGTTTGGGCTCCTTGAGACAAAGATCAAAGCTTTGTCTCTAAATTGTTTAAATGGTATTCTAGTTGATGGGTGGAGCATTACTACTAATAATAGATGGCATAAGGGTGGTAGGATATGGATTGTTTGGAACCCTGCTGTCATTTAGGTAGATTTCCTTGACTATTCAACTCAATGTATCAACATGAGAGTTACTGAAATTAGCACTAGTAAGGGGTTTTTTTTATCTATGGTGTATGCTTTTAATGACTTGACTGAGAGAAGACCTCTTTGGGAGCAACTAGTTAAGTTTGTTGGTAATATCAATGGGCCTTGGGTAGTTTGTGGTGATTTTAATTGCGTTTTATCTCATTCTGAACGGCTTGGTGGTGAAAGTTTGGATGCTGAGATTGATGATTTCCAGCAATGTTTGGATAGATGTGCTCTAGTGGATGGGCCTGCTATTGGTTCATACTTCACCTGGAATAATAAGCAGGACCTTGCTATTAGAGTTTATAGTAGATTGGATAGGGTGCTTATTAATGCTGATTGGAGTGTGGAGATGAATGATATGTATGCTAATTTTCTTCCTGAGGGTACATTTGATCATACTCCTTGTCTAATCCAGAGTGCCAGTCAACAAAGGACTCATAGGAAACCTTTTAAGTACTACACTATGTGGGACAAGTCACCTTATTTCATTCCTAATCTTATGAGTTGGTGGCAGTGCTCTGCTGAAGGGACAAAGATGTTCAAACTGGTTTACAAATTAAAGCAACTGAAGTCCCATTTGAGAAGATTCAACAAGGAtcattttgatgattttgagAATTGCACTATTAGAGCTCTGAAGAATCTTGAATATATTCAAAGTAAGATAGCTAATGATCCTAGAGATGTTTACTGGTTAGTTAAAGAAAAGCAAGCACATGAGGAGGTTAAAGATCTACAACAAGCATGTGCCCTTTTTCTTAGTCAAAAAGCTAGAATTGCATGGACTAAGGATGGAGATTGTAACACCAACTACTTCCATGGAATCATTAAAACCAGGTTTATGAGGAATCAGATCATTACTATTAAGGATATGCATGGCAGGGTTCATTCTAATCCCAAAGGGGTGCAGGATTCCTTCCTAGAATACACCTCTTAGGTACTGAGGTGAGCACTGATTCTGTAAACCGTCAGATTATCAAAAGAGGGAAGGTCTGCAATGAGCAACACTGGGAACAGCTGCTATCTCCTGTTACTCCTCAGGAGATTAAGGCTACTATATTCTCTATACCTGACCATAAAGCCCCAGGCCCTGATGGGTATTCTAGCTCCTTTTTCAAAGACTCTTGGTCAGCTATAGGGGGTGAGGTTAGTGCAGCCATAGTAGATGTATTTGCCACTAGGAAGCTCCTCAAACAAATTAATGCCACAACTTTAACCTTGATTCCCAAATGCCTAACTCTGTTACTCAATTCAGGCCCATAACCTGTTGCAATGTGTTGTACAAGTGCATTTCTAAACTTATGTGCAATAGACTGGCTAAGGTACTTCCTGAATTGATTAGTATGACTCAGGCAgggtgatacctgtcgatgtgagtatcaaaaataatatttataaaaccaaactactactagcaagcggtagtaagggtcgatccgcagggaggtagggagataatagttgttttatatttcagt is a genomic window containing:
- the LOC141631547 gene encoding uncharacterized protein LOC141631547, whose amino-acid sequence is MVYAFNDLTERRPLWEQLVKFVGNINGPWVVCGDFNCVLSHSERLGGESLDAEIDDFQQCLDRCALVDGPAIGSYFTWNNKQDLAIRVYSRLDRVLINADWSVEMNDMYANFLPEGTFDHTPCLIQSASQQRTHRKPFKYYTMWDKSPYFIPNLMSWWQCSAEGTKMFKLVYKLKQLKSHLRRFNKDHFDDFENCTIRALKNLEYIQSKIANDPRDVYWLVKEKQAHEEVKDLQQACALFLSQKARIAWTKDGDCNTNYFHGIIKTRFMRNQIITIKDMHGRIIKRGKVCNEQHWEQLLSPVTPQEIKATIFSIPDHKAPGPDGYSSSFFKDSWSAIGGEVSAAIVDVFATRKLLKQINATTLTLIPKCLTLLLNSGP